The nucleotide window agaagagaaagagtatAGACAAAATCTGGCATATGGTGTATGCCAGAAAGTATCTGTGTAGAGTTATAGTAATTACATGAGCATTATTGGAGTGACAGTTCATTGTGGAAAGAATGGGAATTAGTGAAAGTGGGgccaaatttaataaaataagactTAAGTGCTGTATTCATAGTACCTCAAGTTGTGTGGAACTTTACACTTTACAAAACCATTTTCATGTAACCTTCTGAGATAGCTGGGAGGTATTCttattttatgaatgaaaaaattaatactTAGATAAGGAAATATACCAATTCTATATAGCAGTATGAGACCCAGTTACAACTAAAACTCATTATATTTCCAAGGTCCCTGTTCTTCACTGATACTGTTTAATCTCTGTTGCCTCACCATAGGACCTTACACTTGTAACTCTTACAGTTTATTGTGTTTTAAAGTGCATTATCTGATTGGATTTCCGAAAACCTTGTGAAGTATGTAGTTCAGGTATTTCTATgacctcattttgcagataaggaaaatgaagatGAGAGGAGGTAAAGTTCACTGGATATAAAGTACATAGAGCTACTTTCTTAATCCCATAACTTATTTCCTATCTCTACATGCCTTTCCTGTtgttcatttttcactttttagtCCAGTTACTGACTTTTTCCATTAAACTGAGGCTAAAAGAAGTTAAATAGGTTTAAAAGGTTAGTGCTATAGTAAATAAACAACAAATCCAGATCTAAACTATGTCTTCTTGTTGCTGTCTTCTAACCAATGTTCTGTTCTGGAATAAAGTACTTACTGGAAGACCCAGAAGTTTTTTGAGATTTGTTTGGACCATGATTGGGAATTATTCTGGCAGGTGATGAGAAGTGAAGGTTGGTGATATCAGCTGTAAGGTAGCCATGTTAACATAATCTGTTAATAGATATAAAATTCAGTTGAAATGTGTGAAATGATGAAGTTCTTGATGATAAAGCTTTCAGTATTTGAATATTTCCACCTAAAAATACATAGGAATGAAGTGCTATACTCTTCTCCCAgttcaaccaatatttatttaatcatgttcagaatgttttaatttatttgatcTTTTTTATTGTCCCTATAACCTCTATTTCAGATGTGAATGAGATAGGAAAAAAATAGGTCATATTGATTGTATAAATGTCTTACGTTCTATTCTTAGCAGCTGCTAGGATTCATTCTGAAGTATCCATGTATTAATTTATtatggctgttgtaacaaattgtCATAAACCCActtgcttaaaacaacagaagtttattctctcatagttaGGAGGCCAGAATTTGAAATTACATCACTAGGCTGAGATAAATTGTTGGCACAGCTGtgctccctctggaggctctaAGGGAGACTCTGTACCTTGCCTCCTGCAGCGTCTGGTGGCTGCCACTATTGCACAGTTTGTGGCTAAAtcactctggcctctgcctctgtggtcacattaccttctcttttgtctgtgttGAACTTCCTTCTGCCTTTTTCTTATAAGATACATTTGATTGCATTTAGGACTCATTTGGGTAATTCAGGTATAATCCCCTTGTATCAAAATCCTTAATCATATctgcagagtttttttttttatcatataaaGTAACTTTCAGAGCTTCAAGGGTTTGGGATGTGCATGTTTTTTTTGGGGAGCCATTACTGAGCCTACCACAGTCcttattccttctttttcttttcttttcttcttccctgtttattctttttcattttccaggAGCACAAAGGGCAAGTAGATTGAGTGGATATGATCTAAAGTTATGATCAAGAGTTGAGAGATAAGGTCTTGATTAGTAAGTGAGCCTTATTATCCTCATGATAAAACATCAGATTgtgttacattgatttttttgttgtcattGAATTAATTGACAGCAGTGATACTTTTGTTAAATTCAGCATCCTTTATAAGAGTAATTATTGAATCTTTGGGTAAAGTATGTGAGTTAACATGAAATTGCTTAACAATTAAATCTTCCTTTTAATAGATTGGCAGGCATTGGTATTAATATTGAGAAAATAACCAAATGGCTAATAGCGTTGTTCCAAAACTATTTTtcttataagaattttttttcacatttgcatTTTTGTTCAGTGATAGACTACAATTTaatgaagagaaatagaaaagtagGCACAATTCTGATCCAAAAGTCCTTTGTTGAGACCTTTGTGGTTTGGGGCATATCACATAACCTCTGCGACTCTGTTTCCTATATTTATAATAAAGGAGTTGAATTGTATGGTTGTTAACATTCCTTCTAACTCAAAAGTCTTTTGTTTAGTATTTagcataaagtattttaaaacaggCAAATAAACAACAAATCTTATCTATTTTGTACTGTTTGAAAAAGGAATCATATTGGCAAGACTGTTTTTGAAATAACtgtgctttctgtttttctgtagaTGGACCACACATCCCCGACCTACATGCTTGCTAACTTAACGCACTTACATTCTGAACAGCTTCTGCAGGGCTTGAATCTTCTTCGTCAACATCACGAACTCTGTGACATCATTCTTCGAGTAGGTGATGTTAAAATCCATGCTCACAAAGTGGTACTTGCCAGTATCAGCCCATATTTCAAAGCTATGTTCACTGGAAACCTTTCTGAAAAAGAGAACAGTgaggttgagtttcagtgcattgATGAAACTGCTCTCCAGGCCATTGTGGAGTATGCCTATACAGGGACTGTTTTTATTTCTCAGGACACAGTTGAATCTCTCCTTCCAGCAGCGAACCTACTCCAGATTAAACTTGTCCTGAAAGAATGTTGTGCATTTCTTGAAAGCCAACTTGATCCTGGTAACTGTATTGGAATCTCTCGTTTTGCAGAGACGTATGGTTGTCATGACCTTTATTTGGCAGCCACTAAATATATATGCCAGAATTTTGAAGCCGTTTGTCAGACTGAAGAGTTTTTTGAGCTTACACATGCTGATTTGGATGAAATTGTTTCCAATGACTGTTTGAATGTAGCtactgaagagactgtttttTATGCACTTGAGTCTTGGATCAAGTATGATGTACAAGAACGCCAGAAATACTTAGCGCAGCTACTAAACAGTGTGCGATTACCATTGCTGAGTGTTAAGTTTCTCACTAGACTGTATGAAGCAAATCATCTTATTCGTGATGATCGCACTTGTAAACATCTTTTGAATGAAGCCCTAAAGTACCACTTTATGCCTGAACACAGACTCTCACATCAGACAGTCTTGATGACAAGACCTCGCTGTGCTCCCAAAGTACTTTGTGCAGTAGGAGGAAAATCTGGATTGTTTGCCTGTTTGGATAGGTAAACAGAAGCCTTTCTTAAAGGATTGGTGCTAGTAGATTTTATATGTTAAATGTGCTTATTTtcgatattttttaaatagtttgatTTTCCTATTTACTGTCTTAATTTGCTTCTTTTGGTTTTTCTGGTCTTCCTTCAATACTTATATAGTTGTTTTAATCACTTTGTCATCTACTCTCTGCAACACTCTCAACATTAAcaatccccttcctccctctgcacAGACTTTATCCATCCTGATTATTCActaacttttctttcattttatgcttttttttttctttatttctaaaaccATTTACCTCTTTATTTGAGTCAGACCATGTCAGAGAggattttttatttctagctAGATCAGAAAATGCTAACTAGGAGAGCTAGGAATCTGTGAGAACCTACTGGGGACAAGAATGGGTTTCTAATAATTTGGAGTAGGAGTTGCCAGACTTTTTCTATAGAgccaaataataaaacattttagacTTTGTGGCCACATAGTCTCTGTTGTAATTAATCAACTCTACCATTGCGGTGTAAGAGCAGCCATAGACCATAAAGGAATGAGCATGCTAGGTTCCAGTACAACTTTATTTTACATAAAGAGCTGGAGGGCTGAATCTGGCCCATAGCCACAATTTGTCAATCCTTGTCTTAGAGTGTTATCAAAAATATAGCTGGTGTTACCTTTGTTTTTCCCTTGAATGGGATCGCTTCATGGAGACTTTTGTGTTTGAGGTATTTCTTTAATACTGTGGATTTCTTTCTGGCCATTTCCAAAAATTTGTCATATAGCTTCCCCTGctccagtggcaggaaattattGATGTTTTATCAATCAATTAATATGTCCtctatcttttaaaaagtctCTGTGTACCTCTTAATTGTGGTCTAAAACTAGTATTGTTGAGATTGAGCTACCGGTAGAACATTAGTTATGGTTACTGTACAAATTCATTATTTAGTCTCATTCTTATAGGCATTGGTTATTGGTTATGAAGTAAATCATATTAGTCAAATGTcatgaaaaaaaattccaaatgtgAATTTATACTGTGAAAACTCTTGAACAGTTGCCTCTTGGTCTCTTAagttaaaaataacaaacaaattATTGAAGAGTCATAAGAACTATTTGTATCTTTAGACCCAGTAATCTTTCATCTTAGGAcctattataagaaaaataattttaatgtcatTTGTGTAATCATTTATTGCAGTATTTTTAACTGCAGTGTAAAAATAAGAATCAATCTGAATAATTACTCAATTTAACtctacagaaaatatttaaaccaGTGCATTAGATGTCCTATGCTAGATAATAGATCTTCAACAAGTTCATAATTTAGTAGAGGTGACAGATATTTAAATAGATAATTATATAAAGTATTAATGAAGTGATAAAGATAATTCTATGGAAATATTAACAAGAAGCATTTATCTCATGTGGAGGGTTTAGAGAAGACACTATGGAGAAGTTAATGTCCAAGCTGAGTGTTGAAGGCTAAGCAAGAACCAAGCAAAAAATGGTGGGAAGGAAGTGCACAAAGACACACAATGGCATGATACAGTATAGGGTATGCAGGAAACTGAAAATTGTTTGCTAGTCCAAAGTATAAAGTTCTAACTAGCAAGTGGCAGGCACTGGTTAATATGGGCCAGGTCAAAGAAGGTATTGTATGCTATGGTGAAGAAAGTATTTTTATTACATGGgttgaaaaactattttaaagaGGAAGAGGGTAGTGAAATGATCAGACTTGTATATTAGATCATTCTTGGATGTGTTATAGAGAAAGATTGAGGGGGCCAGGGTTAATATCAGAGTGATGAGGAAAGAGGTACTGAAGAAGTACAGGAAGAGATTATGAGTTCCTGAACTGGGGTAGAAATAGTAAAGGTAGAGAATGAGACATTAAGAAATCTTTTAAGAGAACAAATTGACAGGATTTGGTTAAATGGATATGAGGGAATGGTAGGAGTGAAGAatcaaagatgagtgaaatttcTTGGTTAGATACCAAGAGAGAGAATATAGGAGGAAGAGCCATTTTAAGGAGGGAAATCATGTGTTAGTTTTAGACATATTGGGTTTGCAGTGCCTGTTAAATATTCAAACAAAGAATGTCCTATTAGCTGGCTATGATTGCAAAGCTCAAAGAAGAGATCAGGGCTGGACATTTGGAAGCTATCAGCATATAGTATAATTTAGAAATGCAAAAACCATGAAGTCTCCTGGACTTCTTGCCTGGTTTAAGTGTCCCCCCTTTCGGTCTAGTGAGAACatatagaaaggaaaaaggattGATAAATCATCCTGTGGGGAGCATTAGTATTCAAAGTGAGAGCAGCAGGAATAATCTTAGAGGTAGGAGAATCAAGAAAGGATAGTATGATGAAAGCTAAGGAATTAAATGTGTCAAGAGGAAGAAGTGTGATTAACAATGCAAAATACAATGGAAAGGCCTGGATAGATAAGGATGGAAAGGTAGCTGTTAGACTTGGCAATGTGTAGAGATTGTTAATGATGTTTGGTGAAGTAATTTCAGCAGTTATGGGAGCACTGTAGATAGATTACAGTGGGTTAAGAAGTAtataaaaagcaaggaaataaacTGTGAAGACTGTTCTTTTAAGAATCTTGGCTTAGGTGAGGAGAGGTAAGGCAGAAAGAGATAGAGTTAGGGAGTTTTGTTTGtccttattttcttgaaaagacaTGAGTTAGTTTATTATCAGGTGCAGTAAAGAGGGATAGTATAGAGATAGAGGATAAAGGAATAGCCACTGATGGAGCaagattttagaagaaataaagagTTTGATATCAAAAGCAAGGGTTTTGAATATGAGCTTTTAATACCCCCAAACCAGAATATAAGGGTAAGTTTGCTGGAGAGTGATGGGGTGGGAGCATGGGTTTAAGATTGGTCCTACCCCATAGCCTCAGTTTTTCCCTTTAATAGGAGAGGAGGTATGCTATAGAGGGAAGTGGGATTGGGTAGGTAGTTTAGGAATCTTGGGAAGCACCAAGAACAGTAGTGTTTCTACTTAACATTTAAGGACTCGTAAAGATGTCAGTACACTGAGAGCAATTTTGAATAATTATGCAAATACATTAAATGTTAAATAGACTTTAGCAATACCACTTATCTCAGTACTAATAAGCTACAGGTCTAATTCCAAGAGAGAAGATCTCATTACAACTGATTATTCATTTGCCTTCAAAGACAATGAGGACTAATGCTCTTATGTCTTGTGTCTCTGTTTACCTAAATCATCTCCAGAAATCTATGACTTCTAGAAAATCCATTATCATAACTGAACTCTTATTATCATTGAAGAGGTTTTTTTCTCACACCAACCAATTCTCCAGTGTTAACCAGGTATCCAGTAATTcagttcagttctgacactatccaGAGTTGTCCCAGTCCTCACAGATGAGGGCTCAGTCACACAAGACTCTCCCTGCTTCAGATGCTAGCCACAAATGGGGTGCTCAGGCTGCCCACATTTCTGCATGGGGACTACAAATTCAGGAGTTCCCACAATAATAATTTGCTAGAACAATTCAGAGAACTCAAGATGTTTTGCTTACTACTACTGCTTTATTACATACGGTACAACTCAGGAACAACCAAATGGTAGAGATGCATTGGACCAAGGgtatggggaggggagggagaaagctCCCATGCCCTCTCTGGGCATGCCACCATCCCAGCATTTAAATGTGTTCACCAGCCCAGAAACTCCTGAATCCCGTTGTTTCGGGGGTTTTATGGCAATTTAATTACATAAGCAcgactgattaaatcattggccattgatgATGGTGCTCAACCTCCAGCCTGCTAATCACATGCTTGGTGGCTCTGGCTACCAGCCCCCATTCTGAAGCTATTTTAGGAACCCACCAATAGTTATCTCAGTAGCATGAACTCAAGTGTGGTTGAAAGGGTCtcattatgaataacaaaagacattCCCATCACTCGGGAAATTCCAAGAagtttaggagctctgtgctgaGTGGAACTTGGGACAAAAACcaaatatgttttttattataCCATTATTGTTATTGTATGGCCCTCTTCTAAGTTAACCTAAATGCCCATTGGTTTTTTTTTGAATCCTCAAGTCTGCCTGCCATGTCCTCTAAAATTCACATTCTATCATAAGAAAAATCCCCTTTATCTTCAACTTCTTCTTCTACTGAATTATGGCCAATGCTTAAGGATACTGTTTTTGTTAAAACCCTCTCAAAACTTTTTGAGGTATCACAGGTCCTAAAGGTTGGGTAAGTGTTTTGTTTGTTCCTGATAGCCACTTCCACAATTTTTTCGTCTCCCCTCCCTCAAAACGCTCAGCTAATTTCAAGCATTTGCCATCAGGCTATATAACTTGGTACTCTTCTTGTTGCTATCATCTGGTGTCCCTTTAGTAACTTCATTCATTGAAAGTTTTTATAGCTGGCTTACTATCTTTCTCACCATTTATTTATGCTTAATTGATTTCAGCATCTGCATAGTAGAATCCACTTTGCAACATCTTTGCCTCTCTTCTTGATCTCACTTCTATCTTTTCTGCCTTAGGCACCTAGTCTCATGATCATACCCTCAACTCTGTCATTACCAATGACTTTAACTCTCAAATTCTTGATTTCAGTTATTCCACTCTTGACTACTACCTTCTTTTTTGCCATCTTATGTATTTCAGATACCCACTGCAACCATTCTTTGTTCCTTTCAAGATTTAATCCTGTGGCCCTATAATCAATTAGTAAAACTTACTGCTCACCAACTACCATGTCTGTTCACCTTCACTCCTTACCCAGCTTAGATTCTGGAGACACCACTGTCATTCCTTTGAATATGACCATGGctccccttttcttcttttcttccatcaCTTATCTAGTTAAATTCACTTCTCTACTTACACCGTGGCTTCATCTGAGCAGCAGAATGTGGCTAGAGAAATACACATACCCATCCTAACTAGTCTCACTTGGGTACCTCAGCCCTCCCAACAACCCCTTACCTTTCTGTAATCAGTTcactctttcacttccttggaggACTATTTCACAACTTCTGCTCTCTCCCTAAAATCATTCCCTAACCCTCACCTTCCAATTCTTCAAGTAAATTGTGGCATATTAGATAGGAGAATATAGCAATGAAATGAACAAActacagctacatgcaacaggGATGAATCTACTTCTTGCTTACTCTACTGAAATGATAGAAGCAATCAGAAGAGAACTACCTCATCTTCCCATCACCAAATCTATCAAGTTATTTCTAAAATCAGTCCCTCCATTTCCCCACTTATTCACTAGCTTCCATTCTTTCTCTACACATGGACTTTGCTTTTTCAGTTATCCTATCTGTCTCCCACTGTATGCGTCATTGCCATCAGCATGCAAACATGTTCTGGATTAAACTCAGATTAATTAATCCTCCCTGGACTCTCAGGTCTTTGCTCATCTTTATAGCTGCTTCTCATATTTACTCTTAcagtaaaattcttagaaaatctGTTAGTACCCACTGTTTTCACTACCTCATCTCCCATTCTCTCTTGAACCACTTCAATCAAAATTTGTCCTCCCCACCACCTCACTGAGATTCTCATGGAGGTCATACAGTTCCCTGATGTATCATTCTCAGTGGAACAAATTCATGTCTTTAAACAAGCAATATAACAAAACTGACTGTACTTAGGCATTCAATaactattgaatgaataaatgtactTTGATCATCCTGGATAGAGAATATATGTTTTTATGCCCTTGCATTGTTGAGTTTAGGGACATTGGATACTTTCTCCCAACTTTTTTTGTAGTGAAATATGTGTGTATTCAAGAGACCATAGTAGTATGCAAACAGGGTATAAAGAATAAATACTCAAGTACTTATCAACCAGCTTAAGAAATAGACTATTAACAATACCTTTAAAGTCCCCTTGTGCCTCTTCTTGATGccatctccttcccttccccagaaTTAACCACTGTTTtgaattttctatgtataattcctttgtttttcatttttcaattttgaCACATATGTGCCACAATATATTGTTaggtttttcacattttttatatAGATGGAATGATACTATATGTGGACTTTAGAGATGTGTTTTCTCACTGAACAGTAAGTTTATGAAATTCATCTGTGACATCACATGAGGAAATAATTTGTTCATTTAGTTTCATTGGTGTGTCATGTGgacataatataattttttttctataatgaACATGTTAGTTATAAAAATGATTGCAGAAAAGTGCACCAATCCCAGGTTTACAGCTCAGTGAATTAACACAAAGTGAACATTATAAACCATTTGAAGAAATGGAACATAAGTAACACCCTTGAATCCCTTCCTATCCTCCCCAAAGGTAACTAACTACTGCAGAGATCGGAAATATTTTTGAACtagatataagtgaaattatatagaATATATTCTTGAATTTTGCTTCTTTCCCTCAGTGTTATATGTGCAAGATTCACTCCTGTTGTGTGTAGCTGTAGTTTGTTCCTTTCATTGCTATATTCTCTTATATAATATGCCATAATTGTCAGTTTTATATTTGATGAATATTTGGATTGTTTAcagtttttggcaattacaaaTCATGCTGCTGTGAACGTCcttgtacatacacatatgtgtacaTTTCTTTTGGGTACATATCTAGGAATGGAACTACTCAGTTACAGGGTGGATGTACCTCACCTTATTTACCTATTCTCCTTTTGGTAGATGATTGTTGTACTGCTTCAAACATTTCTGAATTTGTGTCCTGGTTTAAAAATGATGGTAATAAGCATTCAGTAGAGTAgataacacagaaataaattGGCTGAGTCACAACATTTGTGTGTCTTCAGTTTTACCAGAAAATGTAAGATTGTTTTTCAGAGTAATTTGTACTAatttacactctcaccaacatGGTGTGCATTCACTGCCTCCTGTACTTGCGGACAGTGGTTATTATCTGACTAAAGTTTTGCCAATCTGGAAAATGTATCATGATttgttatggttttaatttgcatgtcctgATTACTAATGATATGAAACATTTTTACTTGTTTAGGggccattttgatttttaaaatttaactttctttatttattcttcagTGTGGAGATGTACTTTCCTCAGAATGACTCTTGGATTGGTTTGGCACCCCTAAACATTCCTCGCTATGAATTTGGAATATGTGTTTTAGACCAAAAAGTGTATGTTATAGGTGGTATTGAAACTAATGTGCGTCCTGGGGTCACTGTCAGAAAACATGAAAATTCAGTAGAATGCTGGAATCCTGATACAAATACGTGGACTTCTCTCGAGAGAATGAATGAGAGCCGAAGTACCCTTGGAGTAGTAGTACTTGCTGGAGAACTTTATGCTTTAGGTGGTTATGATGGCCAATCTTACTTACAATCTGTTGAGAAATATAATCCcaaaataagaaaatggcaaCCTGTGGCACCGATGACTACAACAAGAAGTTGTTTTGCTGCAGCGGTGTTAGATGGAATGATATATGCCATTGGTGGGTATGGTCCTGCCCACATGAACAGGTACTTAATTTAATCAGTTGTGAATGTTGTAGATTTCTTAAAGTATCATTAGCAGTGATTCTGGGTTTTAAACAATTAGTGTGTGCATgaacttcctttttaatttttaaagtatattgatAGGCATTTGGGAAATTTAATCTGCTCCATAAGTATAATTGTAAATGTCTTACATGGAGATTTTGTTACAAGCATAAGAATCAACTCCCTCTTATTAAattttacattcatttattcagtataaATAGATGagcttttaaaattcagaaatctgaaaataacatgaaattagacgactttgtgtgtgtgtgtgtgtgtgtgtgtgtgtgtgtgtgtgtgtgtgtatttgtgtgagtgtgtatttgtgtgagtgtgtatgtggaCTGTTATTGCATTGcttaacagaataaaagtgaaaaatgtaTTCCTGTATGcttatacaatattataatgCATCATAAATTTAAAGCCTTATTTAAATATTCCTTTTCTGGATTCTTAttctataattatatatgtatcaTTATGTATCTGAATTATGCTGGAGCCTGAATTTGGGATTCCTATATTTGTAGTATTCTCTGAATAAAGGCGAAAtatatctagaaaaataaaagcataaagtgACCACTTATAtggaaaattaataataattttgaaGCTTTGTTGAAAATTGATGTTCCAAAGATTTTACCTCTGATAAAAATTAGAGTGTTATGTATTTTATTGATTGTGTGCATTTTAATGAAAGAATGTATTATAGTTTGTCAATTGACTGAGAAAGTAATGGCACAACAGCATTTCAtctataaatttttatttctgtgtaagCTAAAGTATTCCCCCTTTTTATTGATCCCTTAGTTAAAGGAAAAGTATTTGGGGCCCAGatatacatttctgttatttgaaAAGCTTATGGCTGAAATTTGTTAGATAAAAGGTTAAATATCTTGCTTATAAGATAATGTTCTTGAAATTTAAGTTCTTGCTTATCAACTCTTCTTGTCcgatgatttttccttttatggtttttgtccttgtgtCCATTCAGAAACAGTTACATTTTACTCTACATTCTAGTCTAGTATACAGTCTAGTCTCTACTCTGAACTCCAGAATTATGGCACTGATTCTCAAATGCATTAGTCTTTTTTGAGAAGTTAGTTTAGGACCAGAACAAGATCAACAAGCTTGTCTTTATGCCCCTTTAGGGCAAAGCATAGACTTAAAGGTCTTCTGGGATTTTCTAAGCTTTTTGGAGATTCTGATTTGATTTGGAGTTCCATAGTACAGCTTGGAAATGACTTACATCCCTGAATTCTCCTAAATCACTCTGTGATTATTATGATTAGTTAAGTTTCTGTTATGAAATCTGTAGTGTTTGCTTTGCTGTCAGTCACCATGATTTCTCCTATAAGAAAAAATTCCTCTTCTTACCTTCTCTTCATCTTCACTTTTCTTTACCTGTGTATAAGATCCTTAATATCcttagaaaacatttattttcaattgATGATTTTCAGAGTCCTATTGCATGAATCCTTTGAGGTTGTGTTATCCCCATTTTTGCAGGGGAGAGGCAATGACTTAGCCAGGATTACACAAACTCAAAGTCATAGGGCTAGAGTTCATTCAGCTGTAGGTATGCAGCATTATTACTTGAGACCAAGTTTCCTGACTCCAAAGTTCTATACCCTTAATACACTTTACTCCTTGTATAATGTGATGGAATAATAGCATGTGGCTGTTATTGCACCCAGTCTACAAGGTAAGCTTTAATCCCTGCAGTTTTATCAGCAAAAATCTATAAACACTAGAGACAAACTACCCTTGttttatatctgtatttatttgaACTTTTAAAACTATTGATAGGTATTAGTTTTGCTTTAGTAGAAAGAGTGACAAGGATAtgtgaatttaattttttcttttgtgaatatTTGCAGTGTGGAACGTTATGACCCAAGTAAGGACTCCTGGGAGGTGGTTGC belongs to Manis pentadactyla isolate mManPen7 chromosome 11, mManPen7.hap1, whole genome shotgun sequence and includes:
- the KLHL28 gene encoding kelch-like protein 28, with amino-acid sequence MDHTSPTYMLANLTHLHSEQLLQGLNLLRQHHELCDIILRVGDVKIHAHKVVLASISPYFKAMFTGNLSEKENSEVEFQCIDETALQAIVEYAYTGTVFISQDTVESLLPAANLLQIKLVLKECCAFLESQLDPGNCIGISRFAETYGCHDLYLAATKYICQNFEAVCQTEEFFELTHADLDEIVSNDCLNVATEETVFYALESWIKYDVQERQKYLAQLLNSVRLPLLSVKFLTRLYEANHLIRDDRTCKHLLNEALKYHFMPEHRLSHQTVLMTRPRCAPKVLCAVGGKSGLFACLDSVEMYFPQNDSWIGLAPLNIPRYEFGICVLDQKVYVIGGIETNVRPGVTVRKHENSVECWNPDTNTWTSLERMNESRSTLGVVVLAGELYALGGYDGQSYLQSVEKYNPKIRKWQPVAPMTTTRSCFAAAVLDGMIYAIGGYGPAHMNSVERYDPSKDSWEVVASMADKRIHFGVGVMLGFIFVVGGHNGVSHLSSIERYDPHQNQWTVCRPMKEPRTGVGAAVIDNYLYVVGGHSGSSYLNTVQKYDPISDTWLDSAGMIYCRCNFGLTAL